A single Antechinus flavipes isolate AdamAnt ecotype Samford, QLD, Australia chromosome 5, AdamAnt_v2, whole genome shotgun sequence DNA region contains:
- the LOC127564428 gene encoding ankyrin repeat domain-containing protein 26-like, whose product MTCEKVNSSSGILFHSPDDSTLSKTDPYAFRHVKKTLNENNKDKGEMSADTLDDINQSLESDRKLCNLPPSNYIEDSRTES is encoded by the exons ATGACTTGTGAAAAGGTGAATTCTTCATCTGGTATCCTATTCCATAGTCCTGATGACAGCACCTTAAGTAAGACAGATCCTTATGCATTCAG gCATgtcaagaaaacattaaatgaaaataataag GACAAAGGAGAGATGTCTGCAGATACACTTGATGACATCAATCAATCACTTGAAAGCGATAGAAAGCTTTGTAATTTACCTCCCTCAAATTATATCGAGG ATTCAAGAACTGAAAGCTAA